aatcaaaagttgtgcttgttaacattagttaatgcactgtgaattaccatgaactaacaatgaataactgtattttcattaactaacattaacgaagatgaataaatacagtaataaatgtattattcattgtttgttcatgttaattaatacattaactaacattaactaatggaaccttattctaaagtgttaccagcttgttttatttgtatattatgtgtagtagcaatgtgtatctttgtcatttttttatctttatgctcagacaacttgcaaaatagtaaaaccaacatgacaaagaattgtgataaaatcatgatattaaaaaaaacgtgatattacatttatattcatttatattgtttatattaaatcttaatattattaaattaataaactgtgtatttttttaagtctgtttTAGTGTTTAAAAACTTTCTATAATAGCACACAGTAAAAGCTTTTTATTGTTGAAGTCTGTGTTCACACACATTTCGTGGAATGACCCAAGAGGGATTATGAAGGTGGAACAAGAGCAACCGCGCATGCGCAGACACAGGAGTTTACAGTCACCTAATACAGTGTTCAAAGCATCCATCATTCATATGaatgaaacacaaataaataacgTCAACTTGGCCCTTCGGATCACTAAAGTTAAACTCTTTAACTATACATAAACCTAATCGAGTTTCCATGACATACAGCCTTTACTCGTTTTTAGGAAAACTGTGGTCACACACTTGTCTGgtcacaaaacaaagcaaatatcccactgaaaaaataaataaataataataatataactaaaGCCAACCTATGAGTAAACATAACCAAAAGTTACATGAAGTGCAATATTTGCAAATACCTAACAAGTGGCACACTTTAAATcgtatatatttaaacataatttagttTGTTACTAAAATAAACGACATGCGAAATTCACCTGACTGTTAATATAATAGACTCATTCATTAGCAGCAGGCTAGCTCGCCACTGTAAAAAGCAATTAAACACAATTTAtcaccaaacaaacaaacctcTAGCTGCTCTTAATAGAAGCCACACAACAAATAAAGTAAGTTAAGAGTAAAGTCACTCACATAATCTGTAAATCCGATGAGACCAGCTGTCTTTGTGGACAGAGAAGCGAAAGACTGTCCCGGGTAGCGGTGACAGAATCCCTCGATGTTATATATTCCCTTTTCAAGCCGCTGTCCTTCCTCTTTAAATGAGTCTGACTTCAGACTGAAGTCCACAGGAATAACAGCGACCTCAGCGGTGACATGGTAGCGGTGACAGACAGGCCGTGTCTCAAAACACAGACAGCTGACTATCTAGACATCTTGTGTGGGCGTCACAGTAGCTGAGTCCAGTCTTAGCCGTTACAGAAACGCGCAATTATTTTGCACCTCAAAGGCTCGCGCGGATGCAACGTTACATATTACACGGCGGCCCAAAATGCTCCCTAAGTAGGGCTCACTAGAGTTTTGAGTCGCAAACACATTCATCCGTCTACTGACTAAACACAGCCAACACCGTATGTTTACTGTAAAAGTAGAAATATTATGACTAGGCCTATATTTAATGGTTGTATGGTGTGTAAAATACATATAAGTTAGCCtaaatgaatgagtttaattattttaattatagtaGTTCTCTTCACACAAATCGCGTtgcttctattaaaaaaaaatcattttttcaaAAGCCAAATTTTTCTTCATAAATATAACTTACACTAAAATGAAAACGAAATCACGTTCCTTGGGGAAATAAAGCCTATAAATATGAACCAAGCCTCAACGATGTAAATGTTTGAATTATATTCTACGAAGAAATCCCACTTTATTGTTGACGATGAAAAGGCGTCGGTTGAGGGATGAAGAGAAAGTCACGAGCAGCCTTCTGGATTATTGTCATGGTTACTAAAAGACACGCAACTGATACAAACTGGAgactcattaatattttattggcTTGTAACTCAAAACTTATAGAAGTATTCCTAAGTTGAAATCTAATACCCCATTGAAAGCAGACTTTGTGTTTGTAAATCTAATTAGGATACATGATATCTCACTACGTGGCACTGTATCCAATTTCTGAGCAAAACAGTATTAAGAAAAAAACGTTTTTAGTTTGGTTTTGgtaagtttaagttttagtttagaCTTGGACTAACGTTATATTTCTCCATTTTGAAATGTTGCTCAAGGCGTTTATACAGTTAAGCTTGGGTTAATAAGGTTGTAGTACAGTCATGAAGCATTGTAATATCTGAAAGGattttacagaattgttttatttgatcGCATACTGTACTAATATTAAATATCCGTTCCTTCAGAAACATCTTAACAGTTTCAAAACAGATTAAAACAGGAGTTTTACAGTTATGTCATTGGTTGTGCCtggaaaaaaactgttaattaGATTTAATGCCACACGTTTCCCAGGAGCATTGCAGACAGAGGTAAAAACAATTGTTCGGTGTGCTCCAGAACACATATGCCAGTCACACAACAAGCGAACATAAAGCAGAAGAACAGCTTGATTTCCAGACGATGTGACTCATCTTAATGATATATTGTTACCTTGCAATGTTTAGTCTGATGAAAAAGCCTGAAGTGAGGAGGAGTTGTTTTACTAGCTGGGAGATATTCTGGTTGCTTTCCACAGCTACATGAAAGTATAACTTGAGTCTAAATATACAATTTCAGCCCATTTCAGGATGTGGTTCCGTAAAATTATATGgtaaacatgcacaaaaaaagctAACTAATTAAACAAAAGTCATACACAAATTTCATAGTGAactaaaatagatttaatttttttgtgaataaatgaataaagttatatacagtactgtgtgtatatgtatgtatgtatgtgtgtgtgtgtgtgtgtgtgtatatatatatatatatatatatatatatatatatatatatatatatatatatatgaaagacaaatCAAACAGAAAATTCAGTATTTGGGGTTGCCCTCATTATACCCTCAGTGGTAACCAATCCctttaaaacatttcagcttaaatTACAACTCATTCCATATGCTGCTGGCAGATGGGTAATTCCACAAAGCACTGAAGTAATAACTGTGCGTTGAGTGCATGGTCCACTCAAAGAGTCTCATTAGCTCTAACACTTCAGAATTAAAAGAGATAAAGGAAGTTTCTCATGTGGAGAACACAGCAGGGATGCAATCTTGAGAGAGGGGAAGGAGGTGAGGCCGTCACATGTGTTCGTTTTCAAGGTTTCCGAACTGATCAAATGATACAGGCGATGAGAcgtttcttttaaactaaaaatttaaTGAACTCTCAGGTCTTACAAATCTACATTAAACCTTTTTTAACagaaagatttgtaatgtttttttaaagagttcTCTTCTACTCACCaggcctgtatttatttgatccaaaacacAGCAAAAGCTATAATAcagtgaaatgtttttaaaaaaattaaataactgctttctattttaatacattttaaaatgtaatttattaatttattcatgtgatcaataaagctgaatttttaacatcattactctagtttcagtgtcacatgatcctccagaaatcattctcatatgctgatttttttgctgttaaagaaacataattattaggggttcaagcacttaGTGCTGAAATCATATTGTAATTgtaagaatttttattattattttttcgcCCAAGTACAGACAGAGTCCTGGAGGCTTGAAATTTGGATAGAACCTGACAAAGACCAATCAGCCAATAGGGGGTTCTACAATGAACAAAAATGTGTAATTGCTCATATTTTCTTGAGTGTTTGTCGAAGActcaattttaatatttgtgaAATCTTTGGATCAAGGTGAACAAAAGCTTAAAAATTCATATTCACTTTACGAGGTCTGGTTTTCCTATTTCCAAAAGTAAAttcaaaacctacttttgcgaactagccCTAGGTTTTTTGGGCGATCTGAACCAAACactggaggggggggggggggggggataaaaaTAATGGCTATAACTACGCAACCATTAGTTCAACTGACCTcaaaattggtatgcaatgtcttTGTCTAATGTGCCATAAGGGTCTATGAGGACATTGGAGTATTTTTTAAACATGGCTGCCATTGGCCAATGAAATTTGAAGTCAAACTTGGTGGGCATGTTCGACCCATGGATCTAAAAGTCTTTAACAATGTTGAAAGAAATTGGCCACTAGGGGGCAAAATTGCATTTAAGTACATAAATGATTGTACATTGTGTTATTTTTCACACATACACccaatcttcatatcatatgatagctCTCCTCATGCTGAGAAACTTTGCCAGAAGAACCGGTGCTGCCAATCAAATtgtgttaaaaacctacttttgtgaactagtcctaggtttttcactCAAACCTTATTCAAACCACTGCAGCACAATTCTCTGGactcaataattatgaaaaaatttaattttgtcatttggTTAGCTATTACGGGGTTATTTATAAAAAGGGCATGGTCAAATGGACccaaaagcctataaaacctaaacaaaactcaaaactttatgaaacttcttgaaaacatttcagatgactctTAACAATCATGCAAAGTTTCATCAAGATCTGACTACAGGTGgcattataacaataaaaaagtctgcaaaaacacaatttcatttcaaaatgactttaaataaGTTCATATTCACACATACACTTTTTCAAACTAGTCCTTGGTTTTTCGCTCGATTGCAACAAAACCACTGCAGTACAATTATCTGAAACCTCTAGATCCacaattatcaaaaaatattgaACTTTACACTTTGGTAAGCTACAACAGCATCACTTTTAAAGGGACATGGCCAATTATACCCAAAAGCctataaagaaaaactcaaaacttCATGAAACTCGGTGAGCATATGATTCTAAACAAGCATccaacatttaatgtaaatttgacCTTtggtggtgctataacagttataactgttaaaaaaaaaaatcttatttcttTGTTAAATTACCTGCATTTaccaaaaatgcaattttaatcaTTGATTTGAGTGGCTACAGCCATGTTAATAGTCTTTTAGCTTATgtgtatttcagataaatgctgttcttatgaatCAAATAATTATCAAAGAAAccttgaaagaaaaaatatatacttttgactggtagtgtagtTCATATGCTTGTAACTCTCATACTTGCTACAGTGTGCACATTAACCCTCTAAAGAAGGACTATATGTAATGAAACACTAATATTTGGTTTGGTCAAGCTGATATATTTGAAACTAATTTTTGCATTTGATTTCCCCAGTCTTAAATTGTATAATGTGCACAGGATCAGCTGGTTCATTAAAGTCCAAAAATTCTTGCCCACATTGAAACAGAATACATCAAGCATTTCAATTTGAGTATTTGGGAGGCAGACGGTCATCTGTCTTGATCGTGTGGGGTGCCAATCTGATCATCTGCATGAACAGGCAAAAATTCTGCCCTCTAGCAAAGACAGAAGCAAGTCTGGGAAAATAATGAGTTTAGAATATGCATAAGCCATGTTCCTGGGAAAcgatttgtttattcatttcgTGTGTACTTAAATTTGGGCCTTAAACCACAAGAATGAAATCTTAATGCTCGGACTGTTTGATGAAACAGCAAGATATGACTTTCAGTCATTTTTAACACAAGACTACATAGAACGCTACATATAAGCCATATATAGTAATTTCCTGGAATTCACAGAACTGCTGTTTATTTGAGCATCTCAACCAGCAAGTAAAGGAATATTGCTTTACCAGTGATATGGGTTTGGGACGAGTAACCATTTAGGGAAACCTgctggaaaacagttatttttgcacttCTGTTTAAGAGTTTTCAATACAtctaatacaataataataaataaaaactcatacTTGGATTCAGCATCTGGCCATTTAATTTTGATAGATTCTATATACAACTATTATTTTACTGAATTTCAAGAACAAATCATCCATTTCCAAAACaaacatattcatttaaatattattaatttacggcagcaaacattttttgctaatttaatttccttccattaaaaaaaatcctgaaggaAGGCTTGTAATAGTTTTTGTGGTAACAATAAATGATCTGCAGGAAGCATATGACctgaaaaaattaaactttttgcTGTCTGTGAAGTTTGAGAATGAGCTGTTTGATTTgcctccttttctttttcaccGTCCTCTGTGAAAACCAGTCGTTCAAGTCCATGTTGCGATGGAAAGTTTGTGGTGGGTCCTAAAACAGCGAATAAGaacaatttttaaatacaaaaaaaaattataaactttagAATGAAACAGATGCTCATCAAAATACCTTGAGGAAGCTCTCCACATACTGCAGAAGGAAGATGCCACAGTCTGTATAGTTATCCTGCTTTGGGACGATGGGACTCCATCCAGCCATCACTCCATTTCCAAAACTCTGTTCAGAGCCCATTTTGACCTTCCATTCCTCTTGTAAGTACCTTGTATTTACAGAAAAGAAGCGGATAGAATGGCAACGTTATCTTGTATTCACTgatcatatgtatttattttcggTGAAGTATTACACTGTTTGGTGTTATCACATTGTTTTATATGCCACCGAGTTAAATATAACTAGCCAGCTAACATGCATGAGGTTTGCTCGGTTTGGGAGCAGATTTACATTTGTGTGTCAGCAATGAGTCCTTGGAATTGATTTAAACAAATGATTCTTTTTAGCATACAAACGTCTCCACTGAGATTTGAATGTTGTCCAGTGAAGGACTCGGCTTTCTGATCTGCCAAACTCCCCCTTGAGGAAGACAGCATTTTGTCTCATAGGAAACGGTCATTAATTGGTGACATTTGCTGCCTAGTGCAGGATGCAAACACACAAGAGAAAATGTGGTCGCTATTAATGCACAAAAATAATCAAGCACTTGAAACAAAAGAGGATTACTCTTGGAGTATCTGCACCACTGATGATCTTCCACTGCAGGTGAGGGAGTCCAGGATGAGTATGCACGGCCTGCAAACACAGACAGTCCATCAAATGACTGAGTACAATGGAGCATTTCATTGACTTGTTGCTGCCATCTAGTGATAGGTAAAAGTAAAACACGGAAAACTTACTGTTGAGAGACATTACAGTCACTGTTGAAGACAGATCTGTTCTTCACCGTCTGTAATTCAGAAATAGAAAAGGTTAGTTTATACTCTCTACTGATTTGTTACCGATTAGAAAGTGATAAGCTCACATTACCTGATCATCATCTTCAGCCTCGTCATCTGAAAGGAAGCAGAAGCTCTGGTCTAATTTGTCTGTGGGAGAAAAACATACGTAAGGCTTACTTATCACAGAAAATTATTTGTACTCATCACTCACTTAAAAAATATAAGTAGCAAGGTtcccactaaaatattaagcagcacaactgtttttaacattgataataataagacatgtttgTTCAGCATACTGATAATCCATCTTTTCAGCATACTGATAATCCATAAATGTGCTAAAAAGTATGCCTCAAATTCTCTCAAAGCACTAACTTGTATTAAGTATTTATGGCTATACTTTCAAACATATAATGGTTTTTCTGGCCTTGGCCTTATGAACTAAAAGTGACTTAACTTTTATTGAACGTGTTGACTAAGAATAACCGAATATGCATTGAACTTTgtcaaaaatagaaaatgttttactCTTTAGCTCTGTATCATGGAGCAGTTTGGATTTGCATGTTCTCTCGCTCAAAAAGAGCAGGAGCAAAATGACCTAACAGATTTTGTCCTTTATTTTGCTGTGGCACCACATGGGTTTTCTAAAGTACCTGTGGATTGACTCCATCTGGAGAGCTGCTTTGAGGATTCTGGAGAGTAGAAGAGAGACATGGGATTGAGTGGAGATTGATCGCAAAGATACTCCACTGAACACCTTCGCCCATCGAGGTGAAGATCCAAACCACTGGTCTGTGAAGTCTTGCCAGGAAAACAGATGACAGCCAGGTACCAGTGAGCCCTGAGGACACATTGCACAGGAGGGGCTCTAATTAAGAGATGCCCTTTATTTGACCTAACCAACACAACCTGAAATTCTGTAAGAACCTTTTGAATTGATCACCAAATATGCAGAACGTGCTGCTTCATTGAGAGACTCACATTTGATTAATCGGGACAAATAGAAAGTCCTTCTCAAAAAGGTTGACGCCCCTGGTCCACGTTTTCACCCGACTGTGCCGGCGCTCTTGAATGCTGCAATACAGTGCAGTGTTAATCCCCATTATGTTCATCTACTTTTTTACAAGACTATATTCTCTACATACGATAAATCTGTAGTTCCCGGAAGCCTTCTATGATCTTTCTGAGTGAGGCGCTTGAAGAAGAAAGAGCTGAACACATGGTACTTGGAGGCATCCTCTTTTTCCTGCTGCTCACAGACCAAATACCTGGCCAAAGAACAAGACGCATGTCATTACAGCACCAACGGACTGAAGTAGATAGCCACTTCTACAATCTCAGTAAATTTAACCTTAGATAGAAGTCTATTATCACATCGTTTAGGAATTCTCCTTCCTCAAGACAGCTGAGGTCATCCTCTGTGATGGTTATTCCCCCTTTGGCTGGAGGGGGTGGGTACACAACCAGTCTGCAAAGAGAAGGGAGAAGAGCTCTTCTAGACAATAATATCACAATAACTGCTCATCTCACTTAGGTCAGCCATCTGACTTTTTGATATCCTGTTTGGGTGATGAAGGGAGCTCTGTCAAATCGTCCTCATCACTGTCTGACACACTGAGGGCTGCAATTTCCCATCGATGAGGATCAGGAGAGGCCAAAAATGGCACCAAGCCATGCTAAACATTGAGAGAAAGAGTTAAACAGCTGAAAAACATGTTAAAGGCAGATTTATTTTACCCTATTACATACACAAACATTACATACACATTGGTGCTCAAAGATTTAGATTTGACTGATTCTGTGATAATATTatgaaaggaaaaggaaaggTGAGAAAAAAGTAGAAATAAAAGGACAAGGAAAGGAAAAGAATAAGCAAGCAAGAAGCAGTAAAAGTttaaaaggaaaaggaaataaaacagaaaaggaaaaatttgtacaaaaataaaagagaaagaaaatggacAGGGGaagtaaaaggaaaataaaataaaagggacAAAAGGAATGGGAagcaaaaggaaattaaataagaaggaaatgaaaaaatagaaaaaagggaAAACTaaaggaaaaaaggaaataaaaataaaagaccaaATGGAAGTAAAAGGACATGAAAGTAAAAGGAGAGAAATATAAAAAGGAAAGGGAAATGGATGGAGAAACAAAAGAAAGGGGTAAGTCAAAGTAAAGCAAAATAAAGGAAAGGGAAAAGGAAgataaaggaaaataaaagaaaaaagtcaaataggaaaggagaggagaggaggggagaggagaggagaggagaggaaatgTTTGAAAAACCTGACTCGCGACAGGAAGTTCATCCTCTTCAAGCTGAAGCACAGCAAACTGAacagcaaattaaaatgaatattacaggaaaaatttaataaatacaaagatGACTAAGGAGCACTTGTCATTTTTAAGTCTAAATCTTAATGGACAGTcacttaatttaaaattaaattactagTGCACCTTTAATCACcataataaatagttttatgtttgtttgatcTATGATTGGTTAACGCAAAGACATTCTAAACCGAGACTTtcctcaaaacaaaaacaaatgtacatgTTTGGAACATCATAAAGGTGACAAACATAACTGCATGCCTTGACCCACCTCCTGTTTTTGGGCACACTGATGTGTCTTCAGTCTGTTACTGGCTTCTTCAAATGACAGCTTAGCTGGAAAACTGCTGATATTATGACGCTTGCCCATCTCTGTGAATATTTCCTCCAGTATGATTTGCTCTGAGAGTGTGAGCTCATTCTCAAAGATAAGGACAACATATTTCTCGTTTTCATCTAAGGACACAACAGATACCATTGTACATGATTTAACTCTCAAAGCAAGAACGTCAGTCACACATCATCACATATCAACTCACTCCTGTTCTCGCAGTCACACCACATTTTGGAATCATCTTCAAACATGTCAAGCTGGACCTGCAGATGGAGACACGTCTCTGGTGTCGTCTGCAGAAACAGGGCTGGCAGCTTCTGCTCTGTGCACCATTCACAACCCATCAAATCTGATGCTTCTATTCGTTCTGATAGTAAAATGGAagagaaaatacagtatttttaacaTTATCTTCATTGCGGATTCAGAATGATTGCAGTTACTAAAATGGGTTTTTCTGACTTTTAGCATATGTTGAAAAATTGAAGgaaatgttcacccaaaaatttactcGCACTTATTTCAAAATTGTCCAAATgttagtttttgggtgaaccattccttttaaCAATCCAAATGTTAAATCATGAGGAGTCcgtttatgagtgtttgaaagcCTGCGGTTTGAAAATGTGCACATGCTTTACCTTGATTTGCAATCTGAATGTTATCCACTGTAAACTGTAAATGAAAAACAGACAGTATATCCGAGTATATCAGGTGttgaataatgcattatgaaTTCAGTAAACCTGTAATTGATATTTACGGTGCACTGGGGGGTCAGAGCATCAGATCTTCTGAAATTCTTGGTCAACTTTCCAACTTTGAAACATCTGATATTGAGCGTGAGACTGTTTAGCCTCTGTGCAACATGTCTCTTTGGGCTTTCTGGCAATATGACCTTTTTGGCAATTGGATTTTTCACTCTGACATGACGGATGATGTTACCAAACTGTATTAGGGAAAAAAAACTGCATCAGTTTAAAACTGAATCCAATATTatgagaacatttttattttttacctcatCTCTCATTCGATATTTTCGCAGAAGCTGTTTTTTGGGAGATGTGTCTTCACCATTCTTAAATGTGGTTTTCTTCTGACCCACAAAAAAATCTGTTACAgataatgagagaaaaaaaataaataaataaatataattatatatatatatatatatatatatatatatatatatatatataataataattattatatatatatatatatatatatatatatatatatatatatatatatatatatatatatatatatatatatataataataattattatatatatatatatatatatatatatatatatatataataataataataataattattatatatatatatatatatatatatatatatatatatatatatatatatatatataataattattattattattattatatatatatatatatatatatatatatatatatatataataataattattatatatatatatatatatatatatatatatatatatatataataataataataataattattatatatatatatatatatatatatatatatatatatatatatatatatatatatatatatatatatatataaaataataataattatatatatatatatatatatatatacagtattgttcaaaataatagcagtacaatgtgactaaccagaataatcaaggtttttcgtatatttttttattgctacgtggcaaacaagttaccagtaggttcagtagattctcagaaaacaaatgagacccagcattcatgatatgcacgctcttaaggctgtgcaattgggcaattagttgaattagttgaaaggggtgtgttcaaaaaaatagcagtgtggcattcaatcactaaggtcatcaattttgtgaagaaacaggtgtgaatcaggtggcccctatttaaggatgaagccaacacttgttgaacatgcatttgaaagctgaggaaaatgggtcgttcaagacattgttcagaagaacagcgtactttgattaaaaagttgattagagaggggaaaacctataaagaggtgcaaaaaatgataggctgttcagctaaaatgatctccaatgccttaaaatggagagcaaaaccagagagacgtggaagaaaacggaagacaaccatcaaaatggatagaagaataaccagaatggcaaaggctcagccaatgatcacctccaggatgatcaaagacagtctggagttacctgtaagtactgtgacagttagaagacgtctgtgtgaagctaatctattttcaagaatcccccgcaaagtccctctgttaaaaaaaaggcatgtgcagaagaggttacaatttgccaaagaacacatcaactggcctaaagagagatggaggaacattttgtggactggtgagagtaaaattgttctttttgggtccaagggccacaggcagtttgtgagacgacccccaaactctgaattcaagccacagtacacagtgaagacagtgaagcatggaggtgcaagcatcatgatatgggcatgtttctcctactatggtgttgggcctatttatcgcataccagggatcatggatcagtttgcatatgttaaaatacttgaagaggtcatgttgccctatgctgaagaggacatgcccttgaaatggttgtttcaacaagacaatgacccaaaacacactagtaaacgggcaaagtcttggttccaaaccaacaaaattaatgttatggagtggccagcccaatctccagaccttaatccaattgagaacttgtggggtgatatcaaaaatgctgtttctgaagcaaaaccaagaaatgtgaatgaattgtggaatg
This region of Carassius auratus strain Wakin chromosome 17, ASM336829v1, whole genome shotgun sequence genomic DNA includes:
- the senp6b gene encoding sentrin-specific protease 6 isoform X2 translates to MDTFTLRKALDVFLVVVQTVNSKMVRSFGQDRKNISNIKPLKRRKAAGLQLLGIRTIVTDQSDSEVKTENTDEPHTRCFEQPFKRFSYALQSTWRSDITQNGQDILSSNEEKETRNELDTQYEDLFSFADTDFFVGQKKTTFKNGEDTSPKKQLLRKYRMRDEFGNIIRHVRVKNPIAKKVILPESPKRHVAQRLNSLTLNIRCFKVGKLTKNFRRSDALTPQCTFTVDNIQIANQERIEASDLMGCEWCTEQKLPALFLQTTPETCLHLQVQLDMFEDDSKMWCDCENRNENEKYVVLIFENELTLSEQIILEEIFTEMGKRHNISSFPAKLSFEEASNRLKTHQCAQKQEFAVLQLEEDELPVASQHGLVPFLASPDPHRWEIAALSVSDSDEDDLTELPSSPKQDIKKLVVYPPPPAKGGITITEDDLSCLEEGEFLNDVIIDFYLRYLVCEQQEKEDASKYHVFSSFFFKRLTQKDHRRLPGTTDLSIQERRHSRVKTWTRGVNLFEKDFLFVPINQMAHWYLAVICFPGKTSQTSGLDLHLDGRRCSVEYLCDQSPLNPMSLFYSPESSKQLSRWSQSTDKLDQSFCFLSDDEAEDDDQTVKNRSVFNSDCNVSQQPCILILDSLTCSGRSSVVQILQEYLQEEWKVKMGSEQSFGNGVMAGWSPIVPKQDNYTDCGIFLLQYVESFLKDPPQTFHRNMDLNDWFSQRTVKKKRRQIKQLILKLHRQQKV
- the senp6b gene encoding sentrin-specific protease 6 isoform X3; the encoded protein is MLRYFMKVSYIFTLAIVKCAISVVNKVRSFGQDRKNISNIKPLKRRKAAGLQLLGIRTIVTDQSDSEVKTENTDEPHTRCFEQPFKRFSYALQSTWRSDITQNGQDFFVGQKKTTFKNGEDTSPKKQLLRKYRMRDEFGNIIRHVRVKNPIAKKVILPESPKRHVAQRLNSLTLNIRCFKVGKLTKNFRRSDALTPQCTFTVDNIQIANQERIEASDLMGCEWCTEQKLPALFLQTTPETCLHLQVQLDMFEDDSKMWCDCENRNENEKYVVLIFENELTLSEQIILEEIFTEMGKRHNISSFPAKLSFEEASNRLKTHQCAQKQEFAVLQLEEDELPVASQHGLVPFLASPDPHRWEIAALSVSDSDEDDLTELPSSPKQDIKKLVVYPPPPAKGGITITEDDLSCLEEGEFLNDVIIDFYLRYLVCEQQEKEDASKYHVFSSFFFKRLTQKDHRRLPGTTDLSIQERRHSRVKTWTRGVNLFEKDFLFVPINQMAHWYLAVICFPGKTSQTSGLDLHLDGRRCSVEYLCDQSPLNPMSLFYSPESSKQLSRWSQSTDKLDQSFCFLSDDEAEDDDQTVKNRSVFNSDCNVSQQPCILILDSLTCSGRSSVVQILQEYLQEEWKVKMGSEQSFGNGVMAGWSPIVPKQDNYTDCGIFLLQYVESFLKDPPQTFHRNMDLNDWFSQRTVKKKRRQIKQLILKLHRQQKV
- the senp6b gene encoding sentrin-specific protease 6 isoform X1 — translated: MLRYFMKVSYIFTLAIVKCAISVVNKVRSFGQDRKNISNIKPLKRRKAAGLQLLGIRTIVTDQSDSEVKTENTDEPHTRCFEQPFKRFSYALQSTWRSDITQNGQDILSSNEEKETRNELDTQYEDLFSFADTDFFVGQKKTTFKNGEDTSPKKQLLRKYRMRDEFGNIIRHVRVKNPIAKKVILPESPKRHVAQRLNSLTLNIRCFKVGKLTKNFRRSDALTPQCTFTVDNIQIANQERIEASDLMGCEWCTEQKLPALFLQTTPETCLHLQVQLDMFEDDSKMWCDCENRNENEKYVVLIFENELTLSEQIILEEIFTEMGKRHNISSFPAKLSFEEASNRLKTHQCAQKQEFAVLQLEEDELPVASQHGLVPFLASPDPHRWEIAALSVSDSDEDDLTELPSSPKQDIKKLVVYPPPPAKGGITITEDDLSCLEEGEFLNDVIIDFYLRYLVCEQQEKEDASKYHVFSSFFFKRLTQKDHRRLPGTTDLSIQERRHSRVKTWTRGVNLFEKDFLFVPINQMAHWYLAVICFPGKTSQTSGLDLHLDGRRCSVEYLCDQSPLNPMSLFYSPESSKQLSRWSQSTDKLDQSFCFLSDDEAEDDDQTVKNRSVFNSDCNVSQQPCILILDSLTCSGRSSVVQILQEYLQEEWKVKMGSEQSFGNGVMAGWSPIVPKQDNYTDCGIFLLQYVESFLKDPPQTFHRNMDLNDWFSQRTVKKKRRQIKQLILKLHRQQKV